The Paenibacillus sp. BIC5C1 DNA segment ATAATCGGCAACACGGGCAATCGCAGAAGCGGTTGGCTCAGTGCTTTCCGGCTTAGCCTCCGCTTGAACAAGTAAAGTCATCAGACCGTATAGTGCCGCCTGTCTATTGAAGTGCTCCTCGTCACCAGCAACCTCCATTTGAAGCAATCGATCACAAGAGAGCGCGAGTTGCTCGCGGTCTTTGCACCAAAACAACCCCTCCATGAAAGCATGGGTAGCGGTCAACTGCTGTTCTCCACCATATTCGTATACTTCGAAACGAACTATACAGCCTTTTAACGCCTGCTCATCCGCCGCCAGCTTGAACCTTTGTCCAGGAGCCAGCAAATAAACTTCCCCTTCATTCAATCGGGATATGTGTTCGTTCGATACCAAAGTTCCTGAGCCACTTGTACAAAGAATAGCGGAATGTTCCGCTGTCGCAGCATGAACCATTTCTCCATTCCAGGACACTTCAAACGAATCGATACTGCTATATTTAAGCATCTTGCCTGCCTTTTTTTCGTTGACCTTCATGGTAACCCTACTTTCTCCCCCAGCATGATGTCCATTGATTGAATTGTTCGAATACCTTAATGATAATGATTTTCAACCAAGATACAAATGGAAAAATGTAAATGACAAATAGTAGCGTTTCGCTCTCTCTCCTGCTGATTGAAACACGCTCTTTGGTTTTATGCAAAATGCACAAAACAAAAAAAGCCGATATCTGCTGTAACAACAGATACCGGCAAAACCGCTGCACGACTGCAGCTTTTTATCGGAAAAAGAAACCCTTAAAATCGGGTGGAAACCCCATAAAATTACATTACGCTTGAATGCTTTGAACCAATTCAACGACTTGTTCAGCCGTTTGCATATCCAGTGCTTTGACAGCAAGCTCTTGCATGTCTGCACGGGACAGCTTGGTGATCTGACTGCGAGCTGGCAGAATGGACGTTGCGCTCATGCTGAACTCATCCAGTCCGAGACCGAGCAGCAATGGAATTGCTGTTTCGTCTCCCGCCATCTCTCCACACATGCCAACCCATTTGCCTTCACGGTGCGCTGCATCAATTACCATTTTAACCAAACGCAAGATGGCAGGGTTGTATGGTTGATACAGATACGACACACGCTCGTTCATACGGTCAGCAGCCATGGTATATTGAATCAGATCGTTCGTTCCGATACTGAAGAAATCCACTTCTTTGGCAAATTGATCTGCCAGAACCGCAGTCGAAGGAATTTCGACCATGATTCCCAGTTGGATGCTGTCTGAAACAGCAATACCTTCAGCAACCAGCTTTTCCTTCTCTTCGAGCAGGACAGCTTTGGCTTCACGGAATTCACCCAGTGTTGCGATCATTGGGAACATAACACGCAGGTTACCATGTACGCTTGCACGCAATAATGCACGCAATTGAGTACGGAAAATATCCAGACGGTCCAGACACAGACGAACTGCGCGGAAACCGAGGAATGGATTCATTTCTTTTGGCAGATCCAGATATGGAAGCTCCTTGTCTCCACCGATGTCGAGTGTACGAACAACAACAGGTTTGCCTTCCATTTTTTCCAGTACAGCCTTGTAGGCATTATACTGAATGTCCTCAGAAGGAAGCTTGTCTCTGCCCATATACAGGAACTCGGTACGGTACAGGCCTACAGCCTCGCCGCCATTCTCCAGAACACCAGCAACATCATTCGGTGTACCAATGTTGGCTGCCAGTTCCACATGAACGTTGTCCACCGTTACCGTTGGCTCATCACGCAGTTTTCTCCACTCCGCACGTTGTGCATCGTATTGCTCCTGTTTGGAACGATACTCAGCAATTACATCATCCGTTGGATTAACCAGCACGTGACCGTCCAAACCGTCAACGATAATCATATCGCCTTGTTTCGCTTGAGCCAGAATATCCTTGGTTCCGACTACAGCCGGGATTTCAAGTGAACGAGCCATGATCGCGGAGTGAGAAGTACGTCCACCAATATTGGTTGCAAAACCTTTAACATATTGACGGTTCAGTTGAGCCGTGTCGGAAGGTGTAAGATCCTCCGCAAGCACGATCACTTCTTCACTGATCTCAGCCGGACTCATGAATTCGATACCAAGCAAGTGATTTAGCACACGTTTGGTTACATCACGCATATCCGCAGCACGTTCCTGCAGATAAGCACTCTTCATGTTTTCGAACATTTCGATAAATTGCGTTGCTGTTTCGTTCAATGCGAATTCCGCATTAACCTTATCATCTGCAATTTTCGCTTTAACCGGATCAATCAGTTCCGGGTCATTCAGAATGAGCAAATGCGAAGCAAAAATCTCAGCTTTTTTCTCGCCAAGCTCTTGTAAAGTACGCTCTTTGATCGCCTCAAGCTCAGCCTGGGATTTGCCCAGAGCTGAGTCGAGTTTCGCGATCTCTGCGTCAACGTCGTTGATTTCGCGTTTTTCTACAGAGTAATTGGGATGCTCCAAGATAAACGCCTTGGCGATAGCAATACCCGCCGAAGCCGCGATCCCAGAGACATTAAGCATTAATTTCGCCCAGCCCTTCGTTAACCATAACGTCTGTCAGAGCTTGAAGAGCTTCAGCTTCTCCTTCGCCTTCAACGATGATGCTGATGGTGTCGCCTTGTTCCAGACCCAGGGAAAGTACGCCCAGGATGGATTTCAAAGTTACTTTTTTACCGTTAGCTTCTGCAAAGGATTCTGCACCTTTGAATTTGTTTGCTGTATTAACCAGGGCTGTCGCCGGACGTGCGTGGATACCATCTTCGTCTGTAATTCTGAATGTTTGTTGCATTACAATCATCTCACTTTCAATAATTTAATTTAGGCATTGCATATATTTACACTTGCTTGCCATCGTCGTAACACTTCTTATTTTATCTCAATAATCGGCTGATCGCCAATTTTCAGTAACCCACTTTTCGTTAGCGTTACTGTCGAGCCTTCTGGCAGGTTGGTGAAAATGACCGGAGAGATGATCGACGGAGCATTGGCTTTCACATACTCCAGATCCACTTCCATAATCGGCTGTCCTGCAGATACCAGGTCGCCTTCCTGCACGAGCACGTTAAAGCCCTGACCTTTCAGCTTCACCGTGTTGACACCTATATGAACAAGCACTTCCTTGCCTCCGTCAGACATAATGCCCACGGCATGTTTGCTTGGAAATACGTTAAACACCTTACCATATACAGGAGAAGTAATCTTGCCATCATGAGGTAGAACAGCAAAGCCATCGCCTGTCATTTTCTCAGCAAAGACCGGATCAGGAACGTTTGTGATATCCATCAATTCGCCGTTAACTGGCATAACGATGTCTTCCGCAATAATTCGTTCGCCTTCTTCACCTTGCGCCTTTTCCTGTTCAGGAGCTGGCTTAGCTACAGCTGCTGGAGCTGGTGCCGGTGTCCGTCCTGCAATGATATCCTGCATTTGAGATTTAATCGTATCTGAACGTGTACCGAAGATGGCCTGTACATTATTACCCACTTCAAGTACGCCAGATGCACCCAATTGTTTCAAACGATCTTTATTTACACTGGATTTCTCATTTACTTCAATCCGCAAACGAGTAATGCAGGCGTCCAGATGTTTGATATTCTCTTGCCCACCGAATGCAGCAAGAATGTTGTGAGGCAGATCATCTGTTGAACCTGAGCCTCCACCACCCGAAGCTGTTTCAGGTGTTGCCTCTTCACGACCTGGTGTTTTGAGGTTGAATTTGCGAATGATCAATCGGAATCCGAAATAGTAGATCACTGCCAGAATCAAACCTACGATGATAACATCCCACCAAGGCGTGCGGTTCGGGATAATTCCGAAGATCAGGAAGTCAATGAATCCACCGGAGAATGTCATTCCGATTTTGACTCCAAGAATTTGCATTGTCATGAAAGACAAACCTGCAAAGATACAGTGTACTGCAAACAGGATTGGCGCTACAAACAGGAATGAAAACTCAAGCGGTTCTGTAATCCCTGTGAGGAATGAAGTCAGCGCAGCTGACCCCATGATCCCTGCAACATACTTTTTGTGCTCCGGTCTTGCTTCATGGTACATCGCAAGCGCCGCTGCTGGCAAACCGAACATCATGAACGGGAATTTACCAACTTGGAACGTCCCCGCTGTGAGGTTCACACCATCACGCAGTTGATTGAAGAAGATTTGCTGGTCTCCACGAATGACATCTCCAGCTTTGTTCACATATTCACCGAACTCAAACCAGAATGGTGAATAGAAAATGTGATGCAGACCGAACGGAATAAGTGACCGTTCTACTACTCCGAATATGAACGCCGATAATGTCGGACTTGTATCTACCATGAAGTGAGATACAGCATTCAGCCCATTTTGAATCGGAGGCCAGATGATCACCAGAAGCAACCCGATTAAGAGGGAAACGACTGAAGTGATAATTGGGACAAATCGTTTACCTGCAAAGAAACCAAGGTAAGACGGCAATTCGATTTTGAAAAATCGATTGTAGCATAGCGCGGCGGTAATACCAATGATGATACCTCCGAACACGCCGGTACTCAATGTAGGGATACCCAAGATGCTCGCATAACCTGGTACTTCACCGATCATGGCTGGCGTAACACCAACAGCTGTACCCAGAGTCACGTTCATGACCAAGTAACCGATGATGGCCGCAAGACCTGCGACACCTTCGCCTCCGGCCAGCCCGACAGCTACACCAACAGCGAACAGCAATGCCAGATTATCAAATACGATCTGACCCGCATTCATCATAATCGTCGCGATTGAGCTTACCCATGGGGTATCTAGCACGGTTGCATACTGCAAAAAATCAGGATTCACAAGCATGTTGCCAATCCCTAGCAATAAACCTGCCGCTGGCAAGATTGCTACAGGTAGCATAAGAGCTTTACCTACTCTTTGCAATACACCAAAAAGCTTTTTAAACATTGCGTCGTATCCACCCTTTCGTTTAAGTTTATATGTCGTGATGCAAGCAAGGGAAAACAAAAAAGGCATGAATTAATAAAGTGAATTGTGCCAACCTTTGGGTATAGCATACCCGGATAAAGGTAAGAACAATCACACTCTAATTAACTCATGCCTGATCGAATCAGTAACACGTCGTTTGTGTTTATTCAGTTGCTTGATTACGGAAACCATTGTAGCACCACTTCAAAAACGATGCAAGCCTTTACACGAAATTTCTCAAATTAGAGTTCCACTTGTGGAAATATTTCACTTGCTCTCTTCTTCTTTTCTTTGGTTCAAGCGCTGCAAGTGAATGGTTAGATAGCCTACTTCAGCAGGATACACTGGAAGATTCAACCTTTTTTCCATCACCTTCGTTAGCTTCCATGCAAGCGAGTACATTTCAGGATATTCCAATTTTAGCAGGGAATCCAGTTTGTGAATTTCTTCCACTTTGTCTCCCCGACGGACACGTTCCAAGGCAAAGCGAAGATGAGTTAGTAACCGGGAGTAATCCAGTGATTGCGTCTCAAACGAATAATCCAGTTGGGTGGACACCAGGCTCACCAGATCGGTAATCAATTGCGAATGTTCGCGAACTTGAGAAATATTTTGGTTGGTCATGGCACTGTAGATGTGAAGTGCAATAAAACCGATTTCGTCCATGCCCAGATCTACACTCAGTTTTTCTTTAATCAAACGAACCGCATATTCACCCATCCGATATTCATCAGGATAAATTTCACGGGTCTCATATAGAAAAGGATTCTGGATGACAATCCCTTGTTCTTTCCGTTTTAATGCAAAAGAAATATGGTCGGTCAATGCGATATGAATATGTTCGTTTAAAGGAACTTCCGTATGCTCAGCAATATACGTAATGACTTCGTTAATAATCTCGATCAATGCTTCATCCACTTGGGGAAGAAGCTGTTTATACTGCTCTTGCTCCTGCTGGTTTCTCAAAATGAACATCTTTTCCACAGCCATTAGTGGAATAATGTCATTCGTTTTCCGATTGAAGCCGATGCCTTTACCAATCACGACAACTTCTCCATGTTCAGGATGCTGTGCAATAATTACATTATTATTTAGCGCTTTGGCTACTTGCAGGCTACTCAATATTTGCACCTCTTTTTCACACCATCTTAAGTGTGATTCAGTCACACCCTAGTAAGAAAGAAAAGACATCCGGAAGCGGGCAAACCGCGCCGGACGTCTCGCTTAAAAAGTAACAAAAATTCGCCTTAAGGTCAATAGAACATAAGTGCTTTATAATTCGTTGTCTTACTCATCAACTCCAGCTTTTTCCACAATCTTATCGATTATAGAGGGAGTCGTTACAGGTTCGCTCTGTTGAATAGCAACTGGTGCTGTTGTTTTATGTTTGGTGAGACCTTTAATTAACTGCTCCACATCAATGCCGGAGACACTTTTGAGCATCTCAGGGGCTGTCGCCATGAGCTCAGTTACATAATTACTTACACGAGTGGCGCCTTCACCCTTACCTGTGTCCACAACGGTCAGCTTATCAATTGCAGAGATCGGCTCTGCAATTTTGCCAGCAAGTTCAGGCAGCATTTTGACGATGATATCGAGCACGGCAGCTTCGCCAAACTTTTGGAACGCCTCGGCCAGTTTTTCCTTCGCTTCTGCTTCCGCCAGACCCCGGAGACGAATAACCTCTGCATCCGCTGTACCTTTGGCACGTTCAGCATCTGCCATCGCTTGACCTTCAAGACGCTTCTGCTCAGCAGTAGCTTTTGCATGCGTTTCAATGGAGTACTGTACCGCATCGGCTTCACGCATTCTTTTGGCTTTATCCGCTTCGGCAGCCTGCTCCACCGCATAACGATCCGCTTCTGCCTTTTTCTTCACTTCAGCATCATACTGCTTCTCACGTACAATAATTTCTTTCTCTTGCAGATCAATCTCACGTTCTTTACGAACGAGCTCAACCTTCATCTCTTCCTCCACCACGGTTTGTCTAGCACGTGCTTCGTGGATATGGTAAGCCTGATCCGCTTCCGCTTTTGCAGTATCCTGATCACGCTTAAACGTCGCTACTTTCAATTCTTTCTCTTTTGCAGCTTCAGCGATATTCGTATCACGCAG contains these protein-coding regions:
- the glcT gene encoding glucose PTS transporter transcription antiterminator GlcT, giving the protein MSSLQVAKALNNNVIIAQHPEHGEVVVIGKGIGFNRKTNDIIPLMAVEKMFILRNQQEQEQYKQLLPQVDEALIEIINEVITYIAEHTEVPLNEHIHIALTDHISFALKRKEQGIVIQNPFLYETREIYPDEYRMGEYAVRLIKEKLSVDLGMDEIGFIALHIYSAMTNQNISQVREHSQLITDLVSLVSTQLDYSFETQSLDYSRLLTHLRFALERVRRGDKVEEIHKLDSLLKLEYPEMYSLAWKLTKVMEKRLNLPVYPAEVGYLTIHLQRLNQRKEEESK
- the ptsG gene encoding glucose-specific PTS transporter subunit IIBC, with product MFKKLFGVLQRVGKALMLPVAILPAAGLLLGIGNMLVNPDFLQYATVLDTPWVSSIATIMMNAGQIVFDNLALLFAVGVAVGLAGGEGVAGLAAIIGYLVMNVTLGTAVGVTPAMIGEVPGYASILGIPTLSTGVFGGIIIGITAALCYNRFFKIELPSYLGFFAGKRFVPIITSVVSLLIGLLLVIIWPPIQNGLNAVSHFMVDTSPTLSAFIFGVVERSLIPFGLHHIFYSPFWFEFGEYVNKAGDVIRGDQQIFFNQLRDGVNLTAGTFQVGKFPFMMFGLPAAALAMYHEARPEHKKYVAGIMGSAALTSFLTGITEPLEFSFLFVAPILFAVHCIFAGLSFMTMQILGVKIGMTFSGGFIDFLIFGIIPNRTPWWDVIIVGLILAVIYYFGFRLIIRKFNLKTPGREEATPETASGGGGSGSTDDLPHNILAAFGGQENIKHLDACITRLRIEVNEKSSVNKDRLKQLGASGVLEVGNNVQAIFGTRSDTIKSQMQDIIAGRTPAPAPAAVAKPAPEQEKAQGEEGERIIAEDIVMPVNGELMDITNVPDPVFAEKMTGDGFAVLPHDGKITSPVYGKVFNVFPSKHAVGIMSDGGKEVLVHIGVNTVKLKGQGFNVLVQEGDLVSAGQPIMEVDLEYVKANAPSIISPVIFTNLPEGSTVTLTKSGLLKIGDQPIIEIK
- a CDS encoding flotillin family protein — translated: MNNLDMDVLLVPGIVVGVILILGLAFWARYKTVGPDEAMIVTGSFLGSKNISDDDSGRKIKIVRGGGAFILPVFQQSEFISLLSHKLDVSTPEVYTEQGVPVIADGVAIIKVGSSVEDVATAAEQFIGKPVESLRGEAQEVLEGHLRAILGTMTVEEVYRNRDRFAQEVQGVAARDLKKMGLQIVSFTIKDVRDKQGYLDALGKPRIAAVKRDAEIAEAEAMRDARIQKANAEEQGQKAELLRDTNIAEAAKEKELKVATFKRDQDTAKAEADQAYHIHEARARQTVVEEEMKVELVRKEREIDLQEKEIIVREKQYDAEVKKKAEADRYAVEQAAEADKAKRMREADAVQYSIETHAKATAEQKRLEGQAMADAERAKGTADAEVIRLRGLAEAEAKEKLAEAFQKFGEAAVLDIIVKMLPELAGKIAEPISAIDKLTVVDTGKGEGATRVSNYVTELMATAPEMLKSVSGIDVEQLIKGLTKHKTTAPVAIQQSEPVTTPSIIDKIVEKAGVDE
- the ptsP gene encoding phosphoenolpyruvate--protein phosphotransferase produces the protein MLNVSGIAASAGIAIAKAFILEHPNYSVEKREINDVDAEIAKLDSALGKSQAELEAIKERTLQELGEKKAEIFASHLLILNDPELIDPVKAKIADDKVNAEFALNETATQFIEMFENMKSAYLQERAADMRDVTKRVLNHLLGIEFMSPAEISEEVIVLAEDLTPSDTAQLNRQYVKGFATNIGGRTSHSAIMARSLEIPAVVGTKDILAQAKQGDMIIVDGLDGHVLVNPTDDVIAEYRSKQEQYDAQRAEWRKLRDEPTVTVDNVHVELAANIGTPNDVAGVLENGGEAVGLYRTEFLYMGRDKLPSEDIQYNAYKAVLEKMEGKPVVVRTLDIGGDKELPYLDLPKEMNPFLGFRAVRLCLDRLDIFRTQLRALLRASVHGNLRVMFPMIATLGEFREAKAVLLEEKEKLVAEGIAVSDSIQLGIMVEIPSTAVLADQFAKEVDFFSIGTNDLIQYTMAADRMNERVSYLYQPYNPAILRLVKMVIDAAHREGKWVGMCGEMAGDETAIPLLLGLGLDEFSMSATSILPARSQITKLSRADMQELAVKALDMQTAEQVVELVQSIQA
- a CDS encoding HPr family phosphocarrier protein, giving the protein MQQTFRITDEDGIHARPATALVNTANKFKGAESFAEANGKKVTLKSILGVLSLGLEQGDTISIIVEGEGEAEALQALTDVMVNEGLGEINA